In Fusobacterium hwasookii, a single window of DNA contains:
- a CDS encoding SDR family NAD(P)-dependent oxidoreductase has product MEKILITGASSGIGKELAKNLASKCKKLFLLARSLDKLNLLKKELEEKFSSLECVCIKYDLTDINNLENIVENCDVDLVINCAGFGKITDFSKLSDKEDLDTINVNFISPLILTKKFSEKFLQNGQGIILNVCSTAALYQHPYMAVYSSTKSALLHYSLALDEELSHKNKNVRVLSVCPGPTASNFFDKDIQEKFGNSQKFMMSSKDVAKRIIKMIEKKKRFSIIGFRNKLSMFLINLLPISLQLKLVGLILKKVIK; this is encoded by the coding sequence ATGGAAAAAATTTTAATAACAGGTGCAAGTTCAGGAATAGGAAAAGAGTTAGCAAAAAATTTAGCAAGTAAATGTAAAAAACTTTTCCTATTAGCTCGTTCACTTGATAAATTAAATCTTCTAAAAAAAGAATTGGAAGAAAAATTTTCTTCTCTTGAATGTGTTTGCATAAAATATGATTTAACTGATATAAATAATTTAGAAAATATTGTTGAAAATTGTGATGTTGATTTAGTTATTAATTGTGCAGGCTTTGGAAAAATAACTGATTTTTCAAAATTAAGTGATAAAGAAGATTTAGATACTATAAATGTGAATTTTATTTCTCCACTTATTTTAACTAAAAAATTTTCAGAAAAATTTTTACAAAATGGACAAGGAATTATTTTAAATGTTTGCTCAACTGCTGCACTGTATCAACATCCATATATGGCAGTATACAGTTCAACAAAATCTGCACTACTACATTATTCTTTGGCACTTGATGAAGAATTATCTCATAAAAATAAAAATGTAAGAGTCCTATCTGTTTGTCCTGGACCAACTGCTAGTAATTTTTTTGATAAAGATATACAAGAAAAATTTGGAAATTCACAAAAATTTATGATGAGTTCAAAAGATGTAGCAAAAAGAATTATAAAAATGATAGAAAAGAAAAAAAGATTTTCTATTATTGGTTTCAGAAATAAACTATCTATGTTTTTAATAAATTTATTACCTATTTCATTACAATTAAAACTTGTAGGCTTAATTTTAAAAAAGGTGATTAAATGA
- a CDS encoding glycosyltransferase, with product MTILFNTLLTLTIILLILKLIFSFIYFQKINSLEKSKIDESKYTIVQPILSGDPRLQEDLTTNLKNTTDMKFIWLVDKSDEIAISTVKNILENKEYSNRLKVYYLDDVQQEVNPKIFKLEQIVDKIETEFTIILDDDAIIDRKRLNELSVYEKDNTEWIATGIPYNYNIKGFYSKLVSAFINSNSIFSYFSLSFLKENKTINGMFYILRTDILKKYSAFENIKYWLCDDLALATYLLSKDVKIIQTTIFCNVRNTVPSFKRYILLMKRWLLFSNVYMKNAFSIKFLFIILLPIILPTFLLFLSFYLGINYLMIILNLFIGKVALFYMVRIFIYEPSGIFSSQTKELIYEILSEFLLPFMLIYTLLTPPVIIWRNKKIRVKDGKIHYEI from the coding sequence ATGACAATATTATTTAATACTTTATTAACACTAACTATAATTTTACTTATTTTAAAATTAATTTTTTCTTTTATTTATTTTCAAAAAATAAATAGTTTAGAAAAATCAAAAATAGATGAAAGTAAATACACAATAGTTCAACCTATTTTATCTGGTGATCCTAGACTTCAAGAAGATTTAACAACTAATTTAAAAAATACTACTGATATGAAATTTATTTGGCTTGTTGATAAAAGTGATGAAATAGCTATCTCAACTGTAAAAAATATTTTAGAAAATAAAGAATATTCTAACAGGCTTAAAGTTTATTATCTAGATGATGTTCAACAAGAAGTAAATCCTAAAATATTTAAGTTAGAGCAGATTGTAGACAAGATTGAAACTGAATTTACAATAATTTTAGATGATGATGCTATAATTGATAGAAAAAGATTAAATGAATTGAGTGTCTATGAAAAAGATAATACTGAATGGATAGCCACAGGAATTCCTTACAATTATAATATTAAAGGCTTTTATTCAAAATTGGTTTCTGCCTTTATAAATTCTAATTCAATTTTTTCATATTTTTCTTTATCTTTTTTAAAAGAAAATAAGACTATAAATGGAATGTTCTATATTTTAAGAACTGATATTTTAAAAAAATATTCTGCTTTTGAGAATATAAAATATTGGCTTTGTGATGATTTAGCCTTAGCTACTTATTTACTTTCAAAAGATGTAAAAATTATTCAAACTACAATTTTTTGTAATGTAAGAAATACTGTTCCTAGTTTTAAAAGATATATACTTCTTATGAAAAGATGGCTTTTATTTAGCAATGTATACATGAAAAATGCTTTTTCTATAAAGTTTTTATTTATAATATTATTACCAATAATATTACCAACTTTTCTATTATTTTTAAGTTTTTATTTGGGAATAAATTATTTGATGATAATTTTAAATTTATTTATAGGAAAAGTTGCACTATTTTATATGGTTAGAATATTTATTTATGAGCCTTCTGGGATTTTTTCTTCTCAAACTAAGGAGCTTATATATGAAATATTAAGTGAATTTTTATTGCCTTTTATGTTAATATATACTCTTTTAACTCCACCTGTTATAATATGGAGAAATAAAAAAATCAGAGTAAAAGATGGGAAGATACATTATGAAATTTAA